From Streptomyces sp. NBC_00370, a single genomic window includes:
- a CDS encoding pseudouridine-5'-phosphate glycosidase, translating to MSEISVQLSPEVREAVAARRPVVALESTIIAHGLPRPRNLAVAEELEALVRAGGAVPATVAVLDGRPHVGLTKDQVERIAQDDSIRKLGHRDLAPALATGASGATTVSATAFLAARAGIRVFATGGLGGVHRGWTETQDESADLRLLARTRITVVCAGVKSILDVLATLQRLETLGVGVLGFGTEYFPGFYLASSGERVDWTVRTPEEVAAVMAAQDSLGGPEAAVIVANPVPEAEQLDPELHDRVLADALAESGRRGITGQAVTPFLLAELTRRTGGASLEANLAAVRGNVQLAARIAVARAR from the coding sequence ATGTCTGAGATCTCTGTGCAGCTGTCCCCCGAGGTGCGGGAGGCGGTCGCCGCGCGCCGTCCCGTGGTCGCCCTGGAGTCGACGATCATCGCGCACGGGCTGCCGCGCCCGCGCAATCTGGCGGTCGCCGAGGAGCTGGAAGCGCTCGTACGGGCCGGCGGCGCCGTTCCCGCGACGGTCGCCGTGCTGGACGGGCGGCCGCATGTCGGTCTCACCAAGGACCAGGTGGAGCGGATCGCCCAGGACGACTCGATACGCAAGCTCGGCCACCGCGACCTGGCGCCCGCGCTCGCCACCGGAGCGAGCGGGGCGACGACCGTCTCGGCGACGGCGTTCCTCGCCGCGCGGGCCGGGATCCGGGTCTTCGCGACGGGCGGCCTCGGCGGGGTCCACCGCGGCTGGACGGAAACACAGGACGAGTCGGCGGACCTGCGGCTGCTGGCCAGGACCCGGATCACGGTCGTCTGCGCGGGAGTCAAGTCGATCCTGGACGTACTGGCGACCTTGCAGCGTCTGGAGACGCTGGGCGTGGGCGTCCTCGGCTTCGGCACCGAGTACTTCCCGGGTTTCTATCTGGCGTCGTCGGGCGAGCGGGTCGACTGGACGGTCCGTACGCCCGAGGAAGTGGCGGCCGTGATGGCCGCGCAGGACTCCCTGGGCGGCCCGGAGGCTGCGGTCATCGTCGCCAACCCGGTTCCGGAAGCGGAGCAGTTGGACCCGGAGCTGCACGACCGGGTGCTGGCGGACGCGCTCGCCGAGAGCGGGCGGCGCGGGATCACCGGGCAGGCCGTCACCCCGTTCCTGCTCGCCGAGCTGACGCGGCGGACCGGCGGTGCTTCGCTGGAGGCCAACCTCGCGGCCGTACGCGGCAACGTACAGCTGGCGGCGCGGATCGCCGTGGCGCGCGCCCGGTGA
- a CDS encoding SWIM zinc finger family protein: protein MTAARAPRHDDRRRTFPALPPRPGAEGDFAASWWGNAWVESMEDTALDTARLRRGRAYAGGGHVDAITVTPGKVTAYVHGSRPRPYRTEIRLRTLDEAGWEDLLDSAAARPDHIAALLDKDMPHSLAEVAGLLPGPGDLTPDCSCPDDGYPCKHAAALCYQTARLLDEDPFVLFLMRGRGEQEVLADLTRRNAARSAVERTAAAPAMPTVAAGAALAARGLPALPPPFPVPAGPGQPPDFPQAPGAPDPLALDLLATEAAARAHAFLSTGIDPVAALTPWQDAVRLAAAHPGSGLTASTRALYRDLAAATDRTPMDLARAVAAWRQGGFAGLAVLETPWDPPAGPFDRARPALIAADFPHFRPWRNHLSTDTLQLRFGQDGLWYGYESDRGREDWWPRGTPDTDPVGALTALLGR from the coding sequence ATGACGGCCGCCCGCGCCCCGCGGCACGACGACCGCCGCCGTACCTTCCCCGCCCTGCCGCCGCGCCCGGGCGCCGAAGGGGACTTCGCTGCGAGCTGGTGGGGCAACGCCTGGGTGGAGTCCATGGAGGACACGGCCCTCGACACCGCCCGGCTGCGGCGCGGCCGGGCGTACGCGGGCGGCGGCCATGTCGACGCGATCACGGTCACCCCCGGCAAGGTCACGGCGTACGTCCACGGCAGCAGGCCGCGCCCGTACCGTACGGAAATCCGGCTGCGCACCCTGGACGAGGCGGGCTGGGAAGATCTCCTCGACAGCGCGGCGGCCCGCCCCGACCACATCGCGGCGCTCCTCGACAAGGACATGCCGCACTCCCTCGCCGAGGTGGCGGGGCTGCTCCCGGGGCCCGGCGATCTGACCCCCGACTGTTCCTGCCCGGACGACGGCTATCCCTGTAAACACGCCGCCGCCCTCTGCTACCAGACGGCGCGTCTCCTCGACGAGGATCCGTTCGTCCTGTTCCTGATGCGCGGGCGCGGGGAGCAGGAAGTGCTCGCCGATCTGACCCGGCGCAACGCGGCGAGGTCCGCCGTGGAACGCACGGCTGCGGCGCCCGCCATGCCCACGGTCGCCGCGGGCGCCGCCCTCGCCGCGCGCGGTCTTCCGGCGCTGCCGCCGCCGTTCCCGGTGCCCGCGGGGCCGGGGCAGCCGCCCGACTTCCCGCAGGCGCCCGGCGCCCCCGACCCGCTGGCGCTGGATCTGCTCGCCACCGAAGCGGCGGCCCGCGCGCACGCGTTCCTCAGCACGGGCATCGATCCGGTGGCGGCCCTGACCCCCTGGCAGGACGCGGTGCGGCTGGCGGCCGCCCACCCCGGTTCGGGGCTCACCGCCTCGACCCGCGCCCTCTACCGCGATCTGGCAGCAGCGACCGATCGCACCCCCATGGACCTGGCGCGCGCCGTGGCGGCCTGGCGGCAGGGCGGCTTCGCCGGACTGGCCGTCCTGGAGACGCCGTGGGACCCGCCGGCCGGCCCCTTCGACCGCGCCCGACCGGCCCTCATAGCCGCCGACTTCCCGCACTTCCGTCCGTGGCGCAACCACCTCTCCACCGACACGCTCCAGCTCCGCTTCGGTCAGGACGGCCTCTGGTACGGCTACGAGTCGGACCGCGGCCGGGAGGACTGGTGGCCCAGAGGCACCCCGGACACCGACCCGGTGGGCGCGCTCACCGCGCTGCTCGGCAGATAG
- a CDS encoding DEAD/DEAH box helicase, producing MSDPPPRLAETVGSWTAVSERVEREVGAVERYGQSLTRCAAVFLPAGLPREGQVAFWAPGGGELPAEAAEAGTRSVISVVGRTEVGGSGEAGASGEGAVGTSKVPAVLLPVADAVPLLVRARPDRTAHPASACWGAAALHALQLAARGRLLPGLTASDHDAWRAGPLDAGDIAQLRAIAAAMPYEAYAVPVSDELPLRLPDPEALVRAFLDAVADSLPRTPAAAFAAGAPFAAKAPQHLPRARAWAAEAAVGMDAGVRVSLRLDLSAFELFDHTEPEPLSAEAGSPRPDAAGAEVERRAGAALVQIHSLADPTLVMDAARLWAGEGDESFGPRARIDAMLALRRAARVWNPLARLLERDVPDALPLSEDELYELLGPGAARLAAAGVAVHWPRELARTLSAAAVVQPAPGSATDGTPFFDSTELLKFNWQLALNGDPLSDAEMDALAESHRPIVRLRDQWVVVDPALVRKARKRELGLLAPVDALAVALTGTAEVDGETVQAVPTGALAVLRDRLTSGTATLPQPPALAATLRDYQLRGLAWLDLMTSLGLGGCLADDMGLGKTITLIALHLHRARPTPTLVICPASLLGNWQREITRFAPGVPVHRFHGSGRSLEGVTDGFVLTTYGTMRGSAPELAAHSWGMVVADEAQHVKNPFSSTAKALRTIPAPARIALTGTPVENNLSELWALLDWTTPGLLGPLKTFRARHARIVENVENAKAADVKDADNEEAVERLARLVRPFLLRRKKSDPGIVPELPPKTESDHPVALTREQASLYEAVVRETMAAIEAAQGIARRGLVMKLLTALKQICNHPAQFLKEDTARLTGRSGKLALLDELLDTILTEDGSVLIFTQYVSMARLLSAHLTARAIPSQLLHGGTPIAERERMVDRFQSGEVPVFVLSLKAAGTGLNLTRAGHVVHFDRWWNPAVEEQATDRAYRIGQTQPVQVHRLIAEGTVEDRIAEMLVSKRALADAVLGSGEAALTELTDRELADLVSLRRPS from the coding sequence ATGTCAGACCCCCCGCCTAGACTCGCGGAGACAGTCGGATCTTGGACGGCGGTCTCGGAGCGCGTGGAGCGGGAGGTGGGGGCGGTGGAGCGGTACGGACAGAGCCTGACGCGCTGCGCCGCGGTCTTCCTGCCTGCCGGGCTGCCGCGCGAGGGCCAGGTCGCCTTCTGGGCTCCGGGAGGCGGCGAGCTGCCGGCCGAGGCGGCCGAGGCGGGCACCCGGAGCGTCATCTCGGTGGTGGGCCGGACCGAGGTTGGCGGGAGCGGAGAGGCCGGCGCGAGCGGCGAGGGCGCTGTCGGTACGAGCAAGGTGCCCGCCGTGCTGCTGCCGGTGGCCGACGCGGTGCCGCTGCTGGTGCGCGCCCGGCCGGACAGGACCGCGCATCCGGCCTCCGCCTGCTGGGGCGCCGCTGCGCTGCACGCCCTGCAACTGGCCGCGCGCGGCAGGCTCCTGCCGGGACTGACCGCATCCGACCACGACGCCTGGCGGGCCGGACCGCTCGACGCGGGGGACATCGCGCAGCTGCGGGCCATCGCCGCCGCCATGCCGTACGAGGCGTATGCCGTGCCGGTGTCCGACGAGCTGCCGCTCCGGCTCCCCGACCCGGAGGCGCTGGTGCGGGCGTTCCTCGACGCGGTGGCGGACAGCCTGCCGCGTACGCCCGCCGCCGCGTTCGCGGCGGGGGCGCCGTTCGCGGCGAAGGCCCCGCAGCATCTGCCGCGCGCGCGGGCGTGGGCGGCCGAGGCGGCGGTCGGTATGGACGCCGGGGTGCGGGTGTCGCTGCGCCTGGACCTCTCGGCCTTCGAGCTGTTCGACCATACGGAGCCCGAACCCCTCTCGGCGGAGGCTGGTTCTCCCCGGCCCGATGCGGCGGGGGCCGAGGTCGAGCGGCGGGCGGGCGCCGCGCTCGTCCAGATCCACAGCCTCGCCGATCCGACGCTCGTGATGGACGCCGCCCGGCTCTGGGCGGGCGAGGGGGACGAGAGCTTCGGGCCGCGCGCCAGGATCGACGCGATGCTCGCGCTGCGCCGCGCGGCGCGCGTCTGGAATCCGCTCGCCCGACTGCTGGAGCGCGACGTGCCCGACGCGCTGCCGCTGTCCGAGGACGAGCTGTACGAACTGCTCGGCCCGGGAGCCGCCCGGCTCGCCGCCGCGGGTGTCGCCGTGCACTGGCCGCGTGAGCTGGCCCGTACGCTCAGCGCCGCCGCCGTCGTACAGCCGGCGCCCGGCTCGGCCACGGACGGCACGCCGTTCTTCGACAGTACGGAACTGCTCAAGTTCAACTGGCAGTTGGCGCTGAACGGCGATCCGCTCAGCGACGCGGAGATGGACGCGCTCGCCGAGTCGCACCGGCCGATCGTGCGGCTGCGGGACCAGTGGGTCGTCGTCGACCCCGCGCTCGTCCGCAAGGCGCGCAAGCGGGAGCTGGGGCTGCTGGCGCCGGTCGACGCCCTGGCCGTGGCGCTCACCGGCACCGCCGAGGTGGACGGCGAGACCGTACAGGCGGTGCCGACCGGCGCCCTGGCCGTCCTGCGCGACCGGCTCACGTCCGGCACGGCCACGCTCCCGCAGCCGCCGGCGCTCGCCGCCACGCTCCGCGACTACCAGCTGCGCGGTCTCGCCTGGCTCGATCTGATGACCTCGCTCGGCCTCGGCGGCTGCCTCGCCGACGACATGGGGCTCGGCAAGACCATCACCCTCATCGCCCTGCACCTGCACCGCGCCAGGCCCACCCCGACCCTGGTGATCTGCCCCGCTTCGCTCCTCGGCAACTGGCAGCGCGAGATCACCCGGTTCGCCCCCGGTGTGCCCGTGCACCGCTTCCACGGCAGCGGCCGGAGCCTGGAGGGTGTGACCGACGGCTTCGTGCTGACCACGTACGGCACGATGCGCGGCAGCGCCCCCGAACTGGCCGCGCACAGCTGGGGCATGGTCGTCGCCGACGAGGCGCAGCACGTGAAGAACCCCTTCTCGTCCACGGCCAAGGCGCTGCGCACGATCCCCGCGCCGGCCAGGATCGCCCTGACCGGCACGCCCGTGGAGAACAACCTCTCCGAGCTGTGGGCCCTGCTCGACTGGACGACGCCGGGGCTGCTCGGACCGCTCAAGACGTTCCGCGCCCGGCACGCCCGCATCGTGGAGAACGTGGAGAACGCGAAAGCGGCCGACGTGAAGGACGCCGACAACGAGGAAGCGGTGGAGCGGCTCGCCCGGCTGGTCCGCCCGTTCCTGCTGCGCAGGAAGAAGTCCGACCCCGGCATCGTGCCCGAGCTGCCGCCGAAGACGGAGAGCGACCACCCGGTCGCGCTCACCCGGGAGCAGGCGTCGCTGTACGAGGCGGTGGTGCGCGAGACGATGGCCGCCATCGAGGCGGCGCAGGGCATCGCCCGCCGGGGTCTCGTCATGAAGCTGCTCACCGCCCTCAAGCAGATCTGCAACCACCCCGCGCAGTTCCTGAAGGAGGACACCGCCCGGCTGACGGGCCGTTCCGGCAAGCTCGCCCTGCTCGACGAGCTGCTGGACACGATCCTCACCGAGGACGGCTCCGTGCTGATCTTCACCCAGTACGTGTCGATGGCGCGGCTGCTCTCCGCGCATCTCACCGCCCGTGCCATCCCCTCCCAGCTGCTGCACGGCGGCACGCCCATCGCCGAGCGGGAGCGGATGGTCGACCGGTTCCAGTCCGGCGAGGTGCCCGTCTTCGTCCTGTCGCTGAAGGCGGCGGGCACGGGTCTGAACCTCACCCGGGCCGGCCATGTCGTCCACTTCGACCGCTGGTGGAATCCGGCGGTCGAGGAGCAGGCCACCGACCGCGCCTACCGGATCGGCCAGACCCAGCCCGTCCAGGTCCACCGGCTGATCGCCGAGGGCACGGTCGAGGACAGGATCGCCGAGATGCTGGTCTCCAAGCGGGCCCTGGCCGACGCGGTGCTCGGTTCCGGCGAGGCGGCCCTGACCGAGCTGACCGACCGTGAGCTGGCCGATCTCGTCTCGCTGCGCAGGCCGTCATGA
- a CDS encoding carbohydrate kinase family protein: protein MTPGLLVVGDVVTDVVARYRPPLAHGTDTVAEIRTLPGGAGANAACWAARSGCAEVTLLARVGADAHGWHERVLRRAGVRAAFVVDERVATATVISLVDTADRAAERTFLTDSGAALRLTAADWSPSLLDGVGRLHLSGYLFFAGPSRRAARAAMASARERDIPVSVDPASTGFIGQLGADRFLTEVAGVETLLPNADEARLLTGLPDVEAAAAALSRHVPVTVVTLGAAGALVAQAGRVTARVSAPPSRAVDSTGAGDAFTGAYLAARLAGADLAAAATAGCRAGALSVTLPGGRPPEPDGYAGT from the coding sequence GTGACACCCGGGCTGCTCGTCGTCGGGGACGTGGTGACGGATGTCGTGGCCCGCTACCGGCCACCGCTCGCGCACGGCACGGACACCGTCGCCGAGATCCGGACGCTGCCCGGCGGGGCGGGCGCGAACGCGGCCTGCTGGGCGGCCCGTTCGGGTTGCGCGGAGGTGACGCTGCTGGCGCGCGTCGGCGCCGACGCGCACGGCTGGCACGAGCGGGTGCTCCGCCGGGCGGGTGTACGGGCGGCCTTCGTCGTGGACGAGCGGGTCGCGACGGCGACGGTGATCTCGCTGGTGGACACGGCCGACCGGGCCGCCGAGCGTACGTTCCTCACCGACAGCGGCGCGGCCCTGCGGCTGACCGCCGCCGACTGGTCGCCGTCCCTGCTGGACGGGGTGGGCCGGCTGCATCTCTCCGGCTATCTCTTCTTCGCCGGGCCGAGCCGCCGGGCGGCCCGCGCGGCGATGGCGTCGGCGCGCGAGCGCGACATCCCGGTGAGCGTGGATCCGGCGTCCACGGGCTTCATCGGACAGCTCGGCGCCGACCGGTTCCTGACGGAGGTGGCCGGCGTGGAGACCCTGCTCCCGAACGCGGACGAGGCCCGGCTGCTGACCGGCCTGCCGGACGTCGAAGCGGCGGCGGCCGCACTGAGCCGTCACGTCCCGGTCACGGTGGTGACCCTGGGCGCGGCGGGCGCCCTGGTCGCGCAGGCAGGCCGCGTGACGGCCCGGGTATCCGCGCCCCCGTCGCGAGCCGTCGACTCGACGGGCGCGGGCGACGCCTTCACCGGCGCGTACCTCGCGGCGCGCCTGGCGGGCGCGGACCTCGCCGCGGCGGCGACTGCGGGCTGCCGGGCGGGAGCCCTGTCGGTCACACTCCCGGGCGGCCGCCCTCCGGAGCCGGACGGGTACGCCGGGACGTAG
- the fdhA gene encoding formaldehyde dehydrogenase, glutathione-independent, whose translation MSGGNRAVAYLKPGEVEVENTDYPTFELKDGPGVAKENVGRSLKHGVILKVLATNICGSDQHMVRGRTTAPAGLVLGHEITGEVVERGSDVEFINVGDVVSVPFNIACGRCRNCKERQTGICLNVNPARPGAAYGYVDMGGWVGGQAEYVLAPYADFNLLTFPDREAAREKLLDLTMLSDIFPTGYHGAVTAGAGVGSTVYVAGAGPVGLAAAASAQLLGAAVVIVGDLNAERLAQARSFGCETVDLTKGTVEDQVAEILGEPEVDAAVDAVGFEARAHGVDTAEAPATVLNSLMGVTRAGGALGIPGLYVTDDPGGVDSDAKSGTLKVRLGLGWAKSHTFSTGQCPVMKYHRGLAQAILHDRVHIAKAVNATVISLEDAPRGYAEFDQGASKKYVLNPNGALDNVKAA comes from the coding sequence ATGAGTGGAGGAAACAGGGCGGTCGCATATCTCAAACCAGGTGAGGTGGAGGTCGAGAACACCGATTACCCGACGTTCGAGCTCAAGGACGGGCCCGGCGTGGCCAAGGAGAACGTAGGGCGCAGCCTCAAACACGGCGTGATCCTCAAGGTACTCGCGACCAACATCTGCGGCAGCGACCAGCACATGGTGCGTGGTCGCACCACGGCGCCCGCGGGGCTGGTCCTCGGGCACGAGATCACGGGCGAGGTGGTCGAGCGCGGTTCCGACGTGGAGTTCATCAACGTCGGCGATGTCGTGTCGGTGCCGTTCAACATCGCGTGCGGCCGGTGCCGTAACTGCAAGGAGCGCCAGACCGGTATCTGTCTGAACGTCAACCCGGCCCGGCCGGGGGCCGCGTACGGGTACGTCGACATGGGCGGCTGGGTCGGCGGTCAGGCGGAGTACGTCCTGGCGCCGTACGCCGACTTCAACCTGCTGACCTTCCCCGACCGGGAGGCCGCGCGCGAGAAGTTGCTCGACCTGACGATGCTGTCGGACATCTTCCCGACCGGCTACCACGGCGCGGTGACGGCGGGCGCGGGCGTCGGTTCCACGGTGTACGTCGCCGGAGCGGGGCCCGTCGGTCTCGCGGCCGCGGCCTCGGCCCAGTTGCTCGGCGCCGCCGTCGTGATCGTCGGCGACCTCAACGCGGAGCGGCTGGCGCAGGCCCGCAGCTTCGGCTGCGAGACGGTCGACCTCACCAAGGGCACCGTCGAGGACCAGGTCGCCGAGATCCTCGGCGAACCGGAGGTGGACGCGGCGGTCGACGCGGTGGGCTTCGAGGCCCGCGCGCACGGCGTGGACACGGCGGAGGCGCCGGCCACGGTGCTCAACTCGCTGATGGGCGTGACCAGGGCGGGCGGCGCGCTCGGCATCCCCGGGCTGTACGTCACCGACGACCCGGGTGGCGTCGACAGCGACGCCAAGTCCGGGACGCTGAAGGTCAGGCTGGGTCTTGGCTGGGCGAAGAGCCACACGTTCAGCACGGGCCAGTGCCCGGTGATGAAGTACCACCGGGGCCTCGCGCAGGCGATCCTGCACGACCGGGTCCACATAGCGAAGGCCGTCAACGCGACGGTGATCTCGCTGGAGGACGCGCCGCGTGGCTACGCGGAGTTCGACCAGGGCGCGAGCAAGAAGTACGTCCTGAACCCGAACGGCGCGCTGGACAACGTCAAGGCGGCGTAG
- a CDS encoding winged helix-turn-helix transcriptional regulator, producing MSRLRRMPPRRRSYDQYCAAARALDAVGDRWTLLIVRELLAGSRRYTDLHADLPGVSTDVLASRLKDMERDGLATRRKLPPPAAAFVYELTERGRGLLPVLDALATWGAPELAERRPTDAVRAHWFALPLLSLFDQLGTPGTVEVRLDEGVFHIVLGDGAPVYGEGPAPAPDARLVLDADTCRAVGGGALAVEDGVRDGRIEVSGEGGIAKVLRGE from the coding sequence ATGTCTAGACTGCGACGCATGCCACCACGCCGCCGAAGCTACGACCAGTACTGCGCAGCCGCCCGAGCCCTCGACGCGGTGGGCGACCGCTGGACGCTGCTGATCGTCAGGGAACTGCTCGCAGGGTCCCGTCGCTACACCGATCTGCACGCCGATCTGCCGGGCGTCAGCACCGATGTGCTCGCCTCCCGGCTCAAGGACATGGAGCGGGACGGACTGGCGACGCGCCGCAAACTGCCGCCGCCCGCAGCGGCCTTCGTGTACGAACTCACCGAACGGGGGCGGGGGTTGCTGCCCGTCCTCGACGCACTGGCGACCTGGGGCGCACCCGAACTGGCCGAACGCAGGCCCACCGACGCGGTGCGGGCCCACTGGTTCGCCCTGCCGCTGCTGTCGCTCTTCGACCAGCTCGGCACCCCGGGCACCGTCGAAGTGCGCCTGGACGAGGGGGTGTTCCACATCGTGCTCGGCGACGGGGCGCCGGTGTACGGCGAAGGGCCCGCGCCGGCCCCCGACGCCCGCCTCGTACTCGACGCCGACACGTGCCGTGCGGTGGGCGGCGGCGCGCTGGCGGTGGAGGACGGGGTGCGGGACGGGCGGATCGAGGTGTCGGGTGAGGGCGGTATCGCGAAGGTGCTGCGCGGGGAGTGA
- a CDS encoding uridine kinase: protein MQLEAITWDRLTDALADRVMETGAADGGAWPRVAFDGAPAARPGEPAEALAEALRLRGRSVLVVGTGGFLRPASLRYEYGREDPDTYYGGWFDTGALWREVFGPLDPGGTGRVLPDLWDPATDRATRSDRHELPPGGVLVVHGPLLLGHWFPFDLTVHLHLSPGALTRRTPPADRWTLPAFARYEEEVDPSATADVVVRTDHPDHPAWGGLSA, encoded by the coding sequence GTGCAACTCGAAGCGATCACCTGGGACCGGCTGACCGACGCCCTCGCCGACCGGGTCATGGAGACCGGAGCGGCCGACGGCGGCGCCTGGCCGCGCGTCGCCTTCGACGGCGCGCCCGCCGCGCGCCCCGGCGAACCGGCGGAGGCGCTCGCCGAGGCGCTGCGGCTGCGCGGCCGTTCGGTGCTGGTGGTCGGCACCGGCGGATTCCTGCGCCCCGCCTCGCTGCGGTACGAGTACGGGCGCGAGGACCCCGACACGTACTACGGCGGCTGGTTCGACACCGGCGCGCTGTGGCGCGAGGTCTTCGGACCGCTGGACCCGGGCGGCACCGGACGGGTGCTGCCCGACCTGTGGGACCCGGCCACCGACCGCGCCACCCGCAGCGACCGCCACGAACTGCCGCCGGGCGGCGTGCTGGTGGTACACGGCCCGCTGCTGCTGGGCCACTGGTTCCCGTTCGACCTCACGGTCCACCTGCACCTGTCCCCAGGCGCACTCACCCGCCGTACGCCCCCCGCCGACCGCTGGACCCTCCCGGCCTTCGCCCGCTACGAGGAGGAGGTGGACCCGTCCGCGACGGCCGACGTGGTCGTACGGACGGACCACCCGGACCACCCGGCCTGGGGCGGCCTGAGCGCGTGA
- a CDS encoding pyridoxal phosphate-dependent aminotransferase, with translation MEFRQSSKLSEVLYEIRGTVIEHADALEEAGHTVLRLNTGNPAAFGFEAPEEIVQDMIRMLPQAHGYTDSKGVLSARRAVAQRYQNMGLPDVTVDDIFLGNGVSELVSMAVQALLEDGDEVLIPAPDFPLWTAVTTLAGGRPVHYMCDESADWYPDLDDMASKITDRTKAVVIINPNNPTGAVYPREIVEGILDLARRHQLMVFADEIYDRILYDDAVHHSAAALAPDLVVLTFCGLSKTYRVAGFRSGWLVVTGPKQHARSYLEGLSTLASMRLCANAPAQYAIQAALGGRQSIHELTSPGGRLREQRDRAWEKLNEIPGVSCVKPKGALYAFPRLDPKVHRIHDDEKFVLDLLLQEKIQVVQGTGFNWPRPDHFRILTLPYADDLDAAISRIGRFLSGYRQ, from the coding sequence ATGGAATTCCGGCAGTCGAGCAAGCTCAGTGAGGTCCTCTACGAGATCCGCGGCACGGTGATCGAGCACGCCGACGCGCTGGAGGAGGCGGGCCACACGGTCCTGCGCCTCAACACCGGCAACCCGGCCGCCTTCGGCTTCGAGGCGCCGGAGGAGATCGTCCAGGACATGATCCGGATGCTGCCGCAGGCGCACGGCTACACCGACTCCAAGGGCGTACTGTCGGCGCGCCGCGCGGTCGCGCAGCGCTACCAGAACATGGGGCTGCCCGATGTCACCGTCGACGACATCTTCCTCGGCAACGGCGTCTCCGAACTGGTCTCGATGGCGGTGCAGGCACTGCTGGAGGACGGCGACGAAGTCCTCATCCCGGCACCGGACTTCCCGCTGTGGACGGCTGTCACGACACTGGCCGGCGGCCGGCCGGTGCACTACATGTGCGACGAGTCCGCCGACTGGTACCCGGACCTCGACGACATGGCGTCGAAGATCACCGACCGGACGAAGGCGGTCGTGATCATCAACCCCAACAACCCGACAGGCGCGGTCTATCCGCGGGAGATCGTCGAGGGGATCCTCGACCTCGCCCGGCGCCATCAGCTGATGGTCTTCGCCGACGAGATCTACGACCGGATCCTCTACGACGACGCGGTGCACCACAGCGCCGCCGCCCTCGCGCCCGATCTCGTCGTCCTCACCTTCTGCGGTCTTTCGAAGACGTACCGGGTGGCGGGTTTCCGGTCCGGCTGGCTGGTCGTCACGGGACCCAAGCAGCACGCGCGCAGCTACCTGGAAGGCCTGTCGACGCTCGCCTCGATGCGGCTGTGCGCCAACGCGCCCGCCCAGTACGCCATTCAGGCAGCGCTCGGCGGCCGGCAGTCGATCCATGAACTCACTTCCCCCGGCGGCCGGTTGCGCGAACAGCGCGACCGCGCCTGGGAGAAGCTGAACGAGATCCCCGGGGTGTCCTGCGTCAAGCCGAAGGGCGCGCTGTACGCGTTCCCGAGGCTCGACCCGAAGGTGCACCGCATCCACGACGACGAGAAGTTCGTCCTCGACCTGCTGTTGCAGGAGAAGATCCAGGTCGTGCAGGGCACCGGCTTCAACTGGCCGCGCCCCGACCACTTCCGGATCCTGACCCTGCCGTACGCGGACGACCTGGACGCGGCGATCAGCCGCATCGGCCGCTTCCTGAGCGGCTACCGCCAGTGA
- a CDS encoding excalibur calcium-binding domain-containing protein gives MYPTAPQPAWPPQPPPNTPARPRWARKRIVLPALLLTLFIGVGIGGAGDSGGTQVKAAADTSAQPTATVTATATETQTATATPDAPEPAPTVTVTATHTAKVRVTVTARAQSGGGGTSGGGTSGNGSSGGGSSDTYYANCTAVRAAGAAPIHSGDPGYGAHLDRDGDGVACE, from the coding sequence ATGTATCCCACGGCACCACAGCCGGCCTGGCCACCGCAGCCACCACCGAACACACCGGCGCGGCCGCGCTGGGCGAGGAAGCGGATCGTCTTACCCGCTCTCCTGCTGACGCTGTTCATCGGCGTGGGCATCGGCGGTGCGGGCGATTCAGGCGGTACGCAGGTCAAGGCGGCGGCCGACACCTCGGCGCAGCCGACGGCGACGGTGACGGCCACGGCTACCGAGACGCAGACGGCGACCGCGACACCGGACGCGCCGGAACCCGCGCCGACGGTCACGGTCACGGCGACGCACACCGCCAAGGTCAGGGTCACCGTCACGGCCCGCGCACAAAGCGGAGGCGGCGGCACCAGCGGCGGTGGCACGAGCGGCAACGGATCGAGCGGCGGCGGGAGTTCGGACACGTACTACGCCAACTGCACCGCCGTACGGGCCGCGGGCGCCGCGCCCATCCACTCCGGCGACCCCGGCTACGGCGCGCACCTCGACCGCGACGGCGACGGGGTCGCCTGCGAGTAG